From Camelus dromedarius isolate mCamDro1 chromosome X, mCamDro1.pat, whole genome shotgun sequence, one genomic window encodes:
- the NLGN3 gene encoding neuroligin-3 isoform X1 encodes MWLRLGPPSLSLSPKPTVGRSLCLTLWFLSLVLRASTQAPAPTVNTHFGKLRGARVPLPSEILGPVDQYLGVPYAAPPIGEKRFLPPEPPPSWSGIRNATHFPPVCPQNIHTAVPEVMLPVWFTANLDIVATYIQEPNEDCLYLNVYVPTEDVKRISKECARKPNKKICRKGGSGAKKQGEDLADNDGDEDEDIRDSGAKPVMVYIHGGSYMEGTGNMIDGSVLASYGNVIVITLNYRVGVLGFLSTGDQAAKGNYGLLDQIQALRWVSENIAFFGGDPRRITVFGSGIGASCVSLLTLSHHSEGLFQRAIIQSGSALSSWAVNYQPVKYTSLLADKVGCNVLDTVDMVDCLRQKSAKELVEQDIQPARYHVAFGPVIDGDVIPDDPEILMEQGEFLNYDIMLGVNQGEGLKFVEGVVDPEDGVSGTDFDYSVSNFVDNLYGYPEGKDTLRETIKFMYTDWADRDNPETRRKTLVALFTDHQWVEPSVVTADLHARYGSPTYFYAFYHHCQSLMKPAWSDAAHGDEVPYVFGVPMVGPTDLFPCNFSKNDVMLSAVVMTYWTNFAKTGDPNKPVPQDTKFIHTKANRFEEVAWSKYNPRDQLYLHIGLKPRVRDHYRATKVAFWKHLVPHLYNLHDMFHYTSTTTKVPPPDTTHSSHITRRPNGKTWSTKRPAISPAYSNENAQGSWNGDQDAGPLLVENPRDYSTELSVTIAVGASLLFLNVLAFAALYYRKDKRRQEPLRQPSPQRGAGAPELGAAPEEELAALQLGPTHHECEAGPPHDTLRLTALPDYTLTLRRSPDDIPLMTPNTITMIPNSLVGLQTLHPYNTFAAGFNSTGLPHSHSTTRV; translated from the exons ATGTGGCTGCGGCTTGGCCCGCCCTCGCTGTCCCTGAGCCCCAAGCCCACAGTTGGCCGGAGCCTGTGTCTCACCCTGTGGTTCCTCAGCTTGGTGCTGAGGGCCAGTACCCAGGCCCCAGCACCCACGGTCAACACTCACTTTGGGAAGTTAAGGGGTGCCCGGGTACCACTGCCCAGTGAGATCCTGGGGCCTGTGGACCAGTACCTGGGGGTGCCCTACGCAGCTCCCCCAATCGGCGAGAAACGCTTCCTGCCCCCTGAACCACCCCCATCCTGGTCGGGCATCCGGAACGCCACACACTTTCCCCCAGTGTGCCCCCAGAACATCCACACAGCGGTGCCCGAAGTCATGCTGCCTGTTTGGTTCACGGCCAACTTGGATATCGTGGCTACTTACATCCAGGAGCCCAACGAAGACTGCCTCTACCTGAACGTCTATGTGCCCACGGAGGATG tAAAGCGGATTTCCAAGGAATGCGCCCGAAAGCCCAACAAGAAAATTTGTAGGAAAGGAG GATCCGGCGCTAAGAAACAGGGCGAGGACTTAGCGGATAATGACGGGGATGAAGATGAAG ACATCCGGGACAGCGGCGCTAAGCCCGTCATGGTCTACATCCACGGAGGCTCTTACATGGAAGGCACGGGCAACATGATTGATGGCAGCGTCCTGGCCAGTTATGGCAATGTCATCGTCATCACCCTCAACTATCGGGTTGGGGTACTAG GTTTCCTGAGCACTGGCGATCAGGCCGCCAAGGGCAACTATGGGCTCCTTGACCAAATCCAGGCCCTCCGCTGGGTGAGCGAGAATATCGCCTTCTTCGGTGGTGATCCCCGCCGTATTACTGTCTTTGGCTCAGGCATCGGCGCATCCTGTGTCAGCCTCCTCACGCTGTCACATCACTCTGAGG GGCTTTTCCAGAGGGCCATTATCCAGAGCGGTTCTGCTCTGTCCAGCTGGGCCGTAAACTACCAACCAGTGAAATACACCAGCCTGCTGGCAGACAAGGTGGGCTGTAACGTGCTTGACACAGTGGACATGGTGGACTGTCTTCGGCAAAAGAGTGCTAAGGAGCTGGTGGAGCAGGACATCCAGCCGGCCCGCTACCACGTGGCCTTCGGCCCCGTGATTGACGGAGATGTAATTCCCGATGACCCTGAGATTCTCATGGAACAGGGCGAGTTCCTCAACTATGACATCATGCTCGGTGTCAACCAGGGTGAGGGGCTCAAGTTTGTGGAAGGGGTGGTGGACCCTGAGGATGGGGTCTCTGGCACCGACTTTGACTACTCAGTCTCCAACTTTGTGGACAATCTGTATGGCTATCCTGAGGGTAAGGACACTCTGCGGGAGACCATCAAGTTCATGTACACAGACTGGGCAGATCGGGACAATCCTGAGACCCGCCGGAAAACCCTGGTGGCGCTCTTCACTGACCACCAGTGGGTGGAGCCCTCAGTGGTGACAGCTGATCTGCATGCTCGCTACGGCTCACCCACCTACTTCTACGCCTTCTACCATCACTGCCAGAGCCTCATGAAGCCGGCTTGGTCAGATGCAGCTCATGGGGATGAAGTGCCCTATGTTTTCGGTGTCCCCATGGTAGGCCCCACTGACCTCTTCCCCTGCAACTTCTCCAAGAACGACGTCATGCTCAGTGCTGTTGTCATGACCTACTGGACCAACTTTGCCAAGACCGG GGATCCCAACAAGCCGGTCCCCCAGGACACCAAGTTCATTCACACCAAGGCCAACCGCTTTGAGGAAGTGGCCTGGTCCAAATACAATCCCCGAGACCAGCTCTACCTTCACATCGGGCTGAAGCCAAGGGTCCGCGATCATTACCGGGCCACTAAGGTGGCCTTTTGGAAACACCTGGTGCCCCACCTATACAACCTGCATGACATGTTCCACTACACGTCCACGACCACCAAAGTGCCGCCCCCGGATACCACGCACAGCTCCCACATCACCCGCAGGCCCAACGGCAAGACCTGGAGCACCAAGCGGCCAGCCATCTCCCCTGCCTACAGCAACGAGAACGCCCAAGGGTCCTGGAATGGGGACCAGGATGCAGGGCCACTCTTGGTGGAGAACCCTCGTGACTACTCCACTGAATTAAGTGTCACCATCGCTGTGGGGGCCTCCCTCCTGTTCCTTAACGTTCTGGCCTTCGCTGCCCTCTACTACCGGAAGGACAAGCGGCGTCAGGAGCCCCTGCGGCAGCCGAGCCCTCAGAGGGGAGCCGGGGCCCCTGAATTGGGAGCAGCTCCTGAGGAGGAGCTGGCCGCCTTGCAGCTGGGCCCCACCCACCACGAGTGCGAGGCGGGTCCCCCCCATGACACCCTGCGCCTAACTGCGCTGCCCGACTACACGCTGACCCTGCGGCGCTCCCCGGATGACATCCCACTCATGACCCCCAACACTATCACTATGATCCCCAACTCCCTGGTGGGGCTGCAGACATTGCACCCCTATAACACCTTCGCCGCCGGGTTCAACAGTACCGGGCTGCCCCACTCACACTCCACTACCCGGGTATAG
- the NLGN3 gene encoding neuroligin-3 isoform X2, which translates to MWLRLGPPSLSLSPKPTVGRSLCLTLWFLSLVLRASTQAPAPTVNTHFGKLRGARVPLPSEILGPVDQYLGVPYAAPPIGEKRFLPPEPPPSWSGIRNATHFPPVCPQNIHTAVPEVMLPVWFTANLDIVATYIQEPNEDCLYLNVYVPTEDGSGAKKQGEDLADNDGDEDEDIRDSGAKPVMVYIHGGSYMEGTGNMIDGSVLASYGNVIVITLNYRVGVLGFLSTGDQAAKGNYGLLDQIQALRWVSENIAFFGGDPRRITVFGSGIGASCVSLLTLSHHSEGLFQRAIIQSGSALSSWAVNYQPVKYTSLLADKVGCNVLDTVDMVDCLRQKSAKELVEQDIQPARYHVAFGPVIDGDVIPDDPEILMEQGEFLNYDIMLGVNQGEGLKFVEGVVDPEDGVSGTDFDYSVSNFVDNLYGYPEGKDTLRETIKFMYTDWADRDNPETRRKTLVALFTDHQWVEPSVVTADLHARYGSPTYFYAFYHHCQSLMKPAWSDAAHGDEVPYVFGVPMVGPTDLFPCNFSKNDVMLSAVVMTYWTNFAKTGDPNKPVPQDTKFIHTKANRFEEVAWSKYNPRDQLYLHIGLKPRVRDHYRATKVAFWKHLVPHLYNLHDMFHYTSTTTKVPPPDTTHSSHITRRPNGKTWSTKRPAISPAYSNENAQGSWNGDQDAGPLLVENPRDYSTELSVTIAVGASLLFLNVLAFAALYYRKDKRRQEPLRQPSPQRGAGAPELGAAPEEELAALQLGPTHHECEAGPPHDTLRLTALPDYTLTLRRSPDDIPLMTPNTITMIPNSLVGLQTLHPYNTFAAGFNSTGLPHSHSTTRV; encoded by the exons ATGTGGCTGCGGCTTGGCCCGCCCTCGCTGTCCCTGAGCCCCAAGCCCACAGTTGGCCGGAGCCTGTGTCTCACCCTGTGGTTCCTCAGCTTGGTGCTGAGGGCCAGTACCCAGGCCCCAGCACCCACGGTCAACACTCACTTTGGGAAGTTAAGGGGTGCCCGGGTACCACTGCCCAGTGAGATCCTGGGGCCTGTGGACCAGTACCTGGGGGTGCCCTACGCAGCTCCCCCAATCGGCGAGAAACGCTTCCTGCCCCCTGAACCACCCCCATCCTGGTCGGGCATCCGGAACGCCACACACTTTCCCCCAGTGTGCCCCCAGAACATCCACACAGCGGTGCCCGAAGTCATGCTGCCTGTTTGGTTCACGGCCAACTTGGATATCGTGGCTACTTACATCCAGGAGCCCAACGAAGACTGCCTCTACCTGAACGTCTATGTGCCCACGGAGGATG GATCCGGCGCTAAGAAACAGGGCGAGGACTTAGCGGATAATGACGGGGATGAAGATGAAG ACATCCGGGACAGCGGCGCTAAGCCCGTCATGGTCTACATCCACGGAGGCTCTTACATGGAAGGCACGGGCAACATGATTGATGGCAGCGTCCTGGCCAGTTATGGCAATGTCATCGTCATCACCCTCAACTATCGGGTTGGGGTACTAG GTTTCCTGAGCACTGGCGATCAGGCCGCCAAGGGCAACTATGGGCTCCTTGACCAAATCCAGGCCCTCCGCTGGGTGAGCGAGAATATCGCCTTCTTCGGTGGTGATCCCCGCCGTATTACTGTCTTTGGCTCAGGCATCGGCGCATCCTGTGTCAGCCTCCTCACGCTGTCACATCACTCTGAGG GGCTTTTCCAGAGGGCCATTATCCAGAGCGGTTCTGCTCTGTCCAGCTGGGCCGTAAACTACCAACCAGTGAAATACACCAGCCTGCTGGCAGACAAGGTGGGCTGTAACGTGCTTGACACAGTGGACATGGTGGACTGTCTTCGGCAAAAGAGTGCTAAGGAGCTGGTGGAGCAGGACATCCAGCCGGCCCGCTACCACGTGGCCTTCGGCCCCGTGATTGACGGAGATGTAATTCCCGATGACCCTGAGATTCTCATGGAACAGGGCGAGTTCCTCAACTATGACATCATGCTCGGTGTCAACCAGGGTGAGGGGCTCAAGTTTGTGGAAGGGGTGGTGGACCCTGAGGATGGGGTCTCTGGCACCGACTTTGACTACTCAGTCTCCAACTTTGTGGACAATCTGTATGGCTATCCTGAGGGTAAGGACACTCTGCGGGAGACCATCAAGTTCATGTACACAGACTGGGCAGATCGGGACAATCCTGAGACCCGCCGGAAAACCCTGGTGGCGCTCTTCACTGACCACCAGTGGGTGGAGCCCTCAGTGGTGACAGCTGATCTGCATGCTCGCTACGGCTCACCCACCTACTTCTACGCCTTCTACCATCACTGCCAGAGCCTCATGAAGCCGGCTTGGTCAGATGCAGCTCATGGGGATGAAGTGCCCTATGTTTTCGGTGTCCCCATGGTAGGCCCCACTGACCTCTTCCCCTGCAACTTCTCCAAGAACGACGTCATGCTCAGTGCTGTTGTCATGACCTACTGGACCAACTTTGCCAAGACCGG GGATCCCAACAAGCCGGTCCCCCAGGACACCAAGTTCATTCACACCAAGGCCAACCGCTTTGAGGAAGTGGCCTGGTCCAAATACAATCCCCGAGACCAGCTCTACCTTCACATCGGGCTGAAGCCAAGGGTCCGCGATCATTACCGGGCCACTAAGGTGGCCTTTTGGAAACACCTGGTGCCCCACCTATACAACCTGCATGACATGTTCCACTACACGTCCACGACCACCAAAGTGCCGCCCCCGGATACCACGCACAGCTCCCACATCACCCGCAGGCCCAACGGCAAGACCTGGAGCACCAAGCGGCCAGCCATCTCCCCTGCCTACAGCAACGAGAACGCCCAAGGGTCCTGGAATGGGGACCAGGATGCAGGGCCACTCTTGGTGGAGAACCCTCGTGACTACTCCACTGAATTAAGTGTCACCATCGCTGTGGGGGCCTCCCTCCTGTTCCTTAACGTTCTGGCCTTCGCTGCCCTCTACTACCGGAAGGACAAGCGGCGTCAGGAGCCCCTGCGGCAGCCGAGCCCTCAGAGGGGAGCCGGGGCCCCTGAATTGGGAGCAGCTCCTGAGGAGGAGCTGGCCGCCTTGCAGCTGGGCCCCACCCACCACGAGTGCGAGGCGGGTCCCCCCCATGACACCCTGCGCCTAACTGCGCTGCCCGACTACACGCTGACCCTGCGGCGCTCCCCGGATGACATCCCACTCATGACCCCCAACACTATCACTATGATCCCCAACTCCCTGGTGGGGCTGCAGACATTGCACCCCTATAACACCTTCGCCGCCGGGTTCAACAGTACCGGGCTGCCCCACTCACACTCCACTACCCGGGTATAG
- the NLGN3 gene encoding neuroligin-3 isoform X3: protein MWLRLGPPSLSLSPKPTVGRSLCLTLWFLSLVLRASTQAPAPTVNTHFGKLRGARVPLPSEILGPVDQYLGVPYAAPPIGEKRFLPPEPPPSWSGIRNATHFPPVCPQNIHTAVPEVMLPVWFTANLDIVATYIQEPNEDCLYLNVYVPTEDDIRDSGAKPVMVYIHGGSYMEGTGNMIDGSVLASYGNVIVITLNYRVGVLGFLSTGDQAAKGNYGLLDQIQALRWVSENIAFFGGDPRRITVFGSGIGASCVSLLTLSHHSEGLFQRAIIQSGSALSSWAVNYQPVKYTSLLADKVGCNVLDTVDMVDCLRQKSAKELVEQDIQPARYHVAFGPVIDGDVIPDDPEILMEQGEFLNYDIMLGVNQGEGLKFVEGVVDPEDGVSGTDFDYSVSNFVDNLYGYPEGKDTLRETIKFMYTDWADRDNPETRRKTLVALFTDHQWVEPSVVTADLHARYGSPTYFYAFYHHCQSLMKPAWSDAAHGDEVPYVFGVPMVGPTDLFPCNFSKNDVMLSAVVMTYWTNFAKTGDPNKPVPQDTKFIHTKANRFEEVAWSKYNPRDQLYLHIGLKPRVRDHYRATKVAFWKHLVPHLYNLHDMFHYTSTTTKVPPPDTTHSSHITRRPNGKTWSTKRPAISPAYSNENAQGSWNGDQDAGPLLVENPRDYSTELSVTIAVGASLLFLNVLAFAALYYRKDKRRQEPLRQPSPQRGAGAPELGAAPEEELAALQLGPTHHECEAGPPHDTLRLTALPDYTLTLRRSPDDIPLMTPNTITMIPNSLVGLQTLHPYNTFAAGFNSTGLPHSHSTTRV, encoded by the exons ATGTGGCTGCGGCTTGGCCCGCCCTCGCTGTCCCTGAGCCCCAAGCCCACAGTTGGCCGGAGCCTGTGTCTCACCCTGTGGTTCCTCAGCTTGGTGCTGAGGGCCAGTACCCAGGCCCCAGCACCCACGGTCAACACTCACTTTGGGAAGTTAAGGGGTGCCCGGGTACCACTGCCCAGTGAGATCCTGGGGCCTGTGGACCAGTACCTGGGGGTGCCCTACGCAGCTCCCCCAATCGGCGAGAAACGCTTCCTGCCCCCTGAACCACCCCCATCCTGGTCGGGCATCCGGAACGCCACACACTTTCCCCCAGTGTGCCCCCAGAACATCCACACAGCGGTGCCCGAAGTCATGCTGCCTGTTTGGTTCACGGCCAACTTGGATATCGTGGCTACTTACATCCAGGAGCCCAACGAAGACTGCCTCTACCTGAACGTCTATGTGCCCACGGAGGATG ACATCCGGGACAGCGGCGCTAAGCCCGTCATGGTCTACATCCACGGAGGCTCTTACATGGAAGGCACGGGCAACATGATTGATGGCAGCGTCCTGGCCAGTTATGGCAATGTCATCGTCATCACCCTCAACTATCGGGTTGGGGTACTAG GTTTCCTGAGCACTGGCGATCAGGCCGCCAAGGGCAACTATGGGCTCCTTGACCAAATCCAGGCCCTCCGCTGGGTGAGCGAGAATATCGCCTTCTTCGGTGGTGATCCCCGCCGTATTACTGTCTTTGGCTCAGGCATCGGCGCATCCTGTGTCAGCCTCCTCACGCTGTCACATCACTCTGAGG GGCTTTTCCAGAGGGCCATTATCCAGAGCGGTTCTGCTCTGTCCAGCTGGGCCGTAAACTACCAACCAGTGAAATACACCAGCCTGCTGGCAGACAAGGTGGGCTGTAACGTGCTTGACACAGTGGACATGGTGGACTGTCTTCGGCAAAAGAGTGCTAAGGAGCTGGTGGAGCAGGACATCCAGCCGGCCCGCTACCACGTGGCCTTCGGCCCCGTGATTGACGGAGATGTAATTCCCGATGACCCTGAGATTCTCATGGAACAGGGCGAGTTCCTCAACTATGACATCATGCTCGGTGTCAACCAGGGTGAGGGGCTCAAGTTTGTGGAAGGGGTGGTGGACCCTGAGGATGGGGTCTCTGGCACCGACTTTGACTACTCAGTCTCCAACTTTGTGGACAATCTGTATGGCTATCCTGAGGGTAAGGACACTCTGCGGGAGACCATCAAGTTCATGTACACAGACTGGGCAGATCGGGACAATCCTGAGACCCGCCGGAAAACCCTGGTGGCGCTCTTCACTGACCACCAGTGGGTGGAGCCCTCAGTGGTGACAGCTGATCTGCATGCTCGCTACGGCTCACCCACCTACTTCTACGCCTTCTACCATCACTGCCAGAGCCTCATGAAGCCGGCTTGGTCAGATGCAGCTCATGGGGATGAAGTGCCCTATGTTTTCGGTGTCCCCATGGTAGGCCCCACTGACCTCTTCCCCTGCAACTTCTCCAAGAACGACGTCATGCTCAGTGCTGTTGTCATGACCTACTGGACCAACTTTGCCAAGACCGG GGATCCCAACAAGCCGGTCCCCCAGGACACCAAGTTCATTCACACCAAGGCCAACCGCTTTGAGGAAGTGGCCTGGTCCAAATACAATCCCCGAGACCAGCTCTACCTTCACATCGGGCTGAAGCCAAGGGTCCGCGATCATTACCGGGCCACTAAGGTGGCCTTTTGGAAACACCTGGTGCCCCACCTATACAACCTGCATGACATGTTCCACTACACGTCCACGACCACCAAAGTGCCGCCCCCGGATACCACGCACAGCTCCCACATCACCCGCAGGCCCAACGGCAAGACCTGGAGCACCAAGCGGCCAGCCATCTCCCCTGCCTACAGCAACGAGAACGCCCAAGGGTCCTGGAATGGGGACCAGGATGCAGGGCCACTCTTGGTGGAGAACCCTCGTGACTACTCCACTGAATTAAGTGTCACCATCGCTGTGGGGGCCTCCCTCCTGTTCCTTAACGTTCTGGCCTTCGCTGCCCTCTACTACCGGAAGGACAAGCGGCGTCAGGAGCCCCTGCGGCAGCCGAGCCCTCAGAGGGGAGCCGGGGCCCCTGAATTGGGAGCAGCTCCTGAGGAGGAGCTGGCCGCCTTGCAGCTGGGCCCCACCCACCACGAGTGCGAGGCGGGTCCCCCCCATGACACCCTGCGCCTAACTGCGCTGCCCGACTACACGCTGACCCTGCGGCGCTCCCCGGATGACATCCCACTCATGACCCCCAACACTATCACTATGATCCCCAACTCCCTGGTGGGGCTGCAGACATTGCACCCCTATAACACCTTCGCCGCCGGGTTCAACAGTACCGGGCTGCCCCACTCACACTCCACTACCCGGGTATAG